The proteins below come from a single Anaeromicrobium sediminis genomic window:
- a CDS encoding dihydroorotate dehydrogenase: MSNMEVKFCDISFKNPLVTGSGTFGFGREYENFYDLSKLGGISTKGLTLNPKSGNKGARLYETPSGLLNSIGLENPGVDRFIREELPYMKKLGTNIIANVGGATMEDYEKAIELVSKEDVDIIELNISCPNVKSGGMMFGLDEVSTGKIVKKIRSITRKPLVVKLSPNAENIVRCAQACEAEGADGVSLVNTFKGMAIDIKSRKKVFENTYAGLSGPAIKPIALRMVHEVSKNVNIPIIGMGGIMNYKDAIEFIMAGATLVSIGTANFINPSMGEIIVNDLKAFMEKENIKSFEEIRGII, from the coding sequence ATGAGTAATATGGAAGTAAAGTTTTGTGATATATCCTTTAAAAATCCTCTAGTCACTGGATCAGGAACCTTTGGATTTGGAAGGGAATATGAAAATTTTTATGATCTATCAAAACTTGGTGGAATTTCAACTAAGGGGTTAACCTTAAATCCTAAAAGTGGAAATAAGGGTGCTAGACTATATGAAACTCCTAGTGGTCTACTAAATAGTATAGGTCTTGAAAATCCAGGAGTAGATAGGTTTATAAGGGAAGAGTTACCCTACATGAAAAAATTAGGTACTAACATAATTGCCAATGTGGGTGGAGCAACTATGGAAGATTATGAAAAGGCAATAGAGTTAGTATCGAAAGAAGACGTAGATATAATAGAGCTAAATATATCATGTCCAAATGTTAAAAGCGGTGGAATGATGTTTGGTCTAGATGAAGTATCTACAGGAAAGATAGTTAAAAAAATAAGAAGTATTACTAGAAAACCACTAGTAGTAAAATTATCTCCTAATGCGGAGAATATAGTAAGATGTGCACAGGCTTGTGAAGCAGAAGGGGCAGATGGAGTAAGTCTTGTAAATACTTTTAAGGGAATGGCCATAGACATAAAAAGTAGAAAAAAGGTGTTTGAAAACACTTATGCAGGATTATCAGGCCCTGCCATAAAACCAATAGCCCTAAGAATGGTCCATGAAGTAAGTAAGAATGTTAATATCCCTATAATAGGTATGGGTGGAATAATGAATTATAAGGATGCCATAGAATTTATCATGGCAGGAGCAACCCTAGTATCTATAGGGACGGCTAATTTTATAAACCCTAGCATGGGAGAAATAATAGTAAATGATTTGAAAGCATTTATGGAAAAAGAGAATATAAAGAGTTTTGAAGAGATAAGAGGAATTATCTAG
- the pyrE gene encoding orotate phosphoribosyltransferase has translation MDKVMEILKRSEALLEGHFLLSSGKHSNRYVQCARALKDTRDGEALGKIIGEKVKDLDIDLVVGPAMGGVIIAYEVGRALGKESIFTERKDNIMTLRRGFEIKEGQKILIVEDVVTTGKSTLEVKKLLEELGGVVLGVGCIVDRRGKDVDLNMPVYSAIKLEIESYDNDNCPLCNDGVELYQPGSRKMA, from the coding sequence ATGGATAAGGTTATGGAGATATTAAAAAGATCAGAGGCATTACTAGAAGGACATTTTTTATTATCATCAGGAAAGCACTCTAACAGATATGTACAATGTGCTAGAGCTCTAAAAGATACAAGGGATGGAGAAGCTTTAGGAAAAATAATAGGAGAGAAAGTAAAGGATTTAGATATAGATCTAGTAGTAGGTCCTGCCATGGGAGGAGTAATCATCGCCTATGAAGTAGGAAGAGCCCTTGGAAAGGAATCCATATTCACAGAGAGAAAAGACAACATTATGACTCTAAGACGTGGATTTGAAATTAAAGAGGGACAGAAAATTTTAATAGTAGAAGACGTAGTAACTACAGGAAAGTCTACCTTAGAAGTAAAGAAACTTTTAGAGGAACTAGGCGGAGTAGTATTAGGCGTTGGGTGCATAGTAGATAGAAGAGGTAAAGATGTTGATTTAAACATGCCTGTATATAGTGCCATAAAGCTAGAAATAGAAAGTTATGATAATGATAATTGTCCATTATGTAATGATGGTGTTGAACTTTATCAACCAGGAAGTAGAAAGATGGCTTAA
- the carA gene encoding glutamine-hydrolyzing carbamoyl-phosphate synthase small subunit, which produces MKAKLILENGIVLEGRAFGYLKESVGEVVFNTGMTGYQEVLTDPSYYGQIVTMTYPLIGNYGINLEDMQSNSPKVKGFIVREQCDYPNNYRCEIQLDDYLKTNKIIGIEGIDTRYLTKILRSSGTMRGIIALRELSESQIKNKLENFSNKEAVSNVTTKEVYTIDGNGKHVAIWDFGIKQNIIDSFLERGCKVTVFPANAKGEDILKTNADYVFLSNGPGDPEDLTDVIENIKKVIGKMPIIGICLGHQLLALCLGGQTSKLKFGHRGCNHPVKDLEENKVYITSQNHGYYVSKLPENMKITHVSLNDNTIEGMRHEFLPIFSVQFHPEASPGPSDMNYIFDKFLISA; this is translated from the coding sequence ATGAAAGCGAAATTAATACTTGAAAATGGAATTGTACTTGAAGGTAGAGCCTTTGGGTATTTAAAGGAAAGTGTAGGAGAGGTAGTATTTAATACGGGAATGACAGGGTATCAGGAGGTATTAACGGACCCATCCTATTATGGACAGATTGTAACTATGACTTACCCATTAATAGGAAACTATGGAATAAACCTAGAAGATATGCAGTCAAATTCCCCAAAGGTGAAAGGCTTTATTGTAAGAGAACAATGTGATTATCCAAATAACTATAGATGTGAAATCCAATTAGATGATTATTTAAAAACTAATAAAATAATAGGGATTGAAGGAATAGATACTAGATATCTAACTAAAATCCTTAGAAGTAGTGGAACTATGAGAGGAATCATAGCTTTAAGAGAACTTAGTGAAAGTCAAATAAAAAATAAATTAGAGAATTTTTCTAATAAAGAGGCTGTAAGTAATGTGACTACTAAGGAAGTATACACTATAGATGGTAACGGCAAACATGTGGCCATATGGGATTTTGGAATAAAGCAAAATATAATAGACTCTTTCTTAGAAAGAGGTTGTAAAGTAACAGTTTTTCCTGCCAATGCTAAAGGAGAAGATATATTAAAGACAAATGCAGATTATGTGTTTCTATCTAATGGACCGGGAGATCCAGAAGATTTAACAGATGTAATAGAAAATATAAAAAAGGTAATAGGAAAGATGCCTATAATAGGTATATGTTTAGGCCATCAATTATTAGCCTTATGTTTAGGAGGACAAACTTCTAAGTTGAAGTTTGGCCATAGGGGATGCAACCATCCTGTTAAAGATTTAGAGGAAAACAAAGTTTATATAACATCTCAAAATCATGGATATTACGTAAGTAAATTACCAGAGAATATGAAAATAACTCACGTAAGTTTAAATGATAATACCATTGAGGGAATGAGACACGAATTCCTTCCTATATTTAGTGTTCAATTTCATCCAGAGGCTAGCCCTGGACCAAGCGATATGAACTATATATTCGATAAGTTCTTAATAAGTGCTTAA
- a CDS encoding dihydroorotate dehydrogenase electron transfer subunit, whose translation MGKIISNKEISPNVYLMKVGGNYKGDMGQFYMIRCDNFPLLSRPISIHNIEKDCISFLYEVKGQGTEILKNLKEDDKIILQGPYGNGFEKREGKIALIGGGMGIAPLFYTAKNLDNVDIYLGFSERSFLEKEYEGVCENLHIKIGGYITDMVDFDKYDYIYTCGPEKMMEKITEMGKDKVYVSVEKHMACGIGACLGCNCDTKNGNKKVCKDGPVFLGEDVYYE comes from the coding sequence ATGGGAAAAATAATATCTAATAAAGAAATATCTCCTAATGTTTACCTAATGAAGGTAGGAGGAAATTATAAGGGGGATATGGGACAGTTTTATATGATAAGATGTGATAATTTCCCTCTATTATCTAGACCTATAAGCATTCACAATATAGAAAAAGATTGCATAAGTTTCTTGTATGAAGTAAAGGGTCAGGGAACGGAAATCCTAAAGAACTTAAAGGAAGATGACAAAATCATACTGCAAGGCCCTTATGGGAATGGATTTGAGAAAAGAGAAGGAAAAATTGCATTAATCGGCGGAGGAATGGGAATAGCTCCACTATTTTATACGGCTAAGAACTTAGATAATGTGGATATATATTTAGGATTTAGTGAAAGATCTTTCTTGGAGAAGGAATATGAAGGCGTATGTGAAAATCTACACATAAAAATCGGGGGATATATAACGGACATGGTTGACTTTGACAAATATGATTATATATACACTTGTGGTCCTGAAAAGATGATGGAGAAAATAACTGAAATGGGAAAAGACAAGGTATACGTATCTGTGGAAAAGCACATGGCTTGCGGAATCGGAGCATGTTTAGGATGTAATTGTGATACTAAGAATGGAAATAAAAAGGTATGTAAGGACGGACCAGTATTTCTAGGGGAGGATGTGTATTATGAGTAA
- the pyrF gene encoding orotidine-5'-phosphate decarboxylase: MIIDRLCEEVKKYGPVCVGLDTKIEYLPEYLKDKDISDSEKLFEFNRKIIDDTLDTCACYKVQIAHYESLGLEGLKAYSETLKYIKENNKLSIGDIKRGDILSTATMYAKAHFEGEFEADFITVNPYMGEDAISPYYEYIKSKEKGLFVLMKTSNPSSSDFQDLEVKDEKLYMEVAKKIESWGEEFVGQSGYSSIGGVVGLTGAGELINIKNELKNSFFLIPGYGAQGGDPKVLKQLFKDGICAVINSSRKIITAHKNVDETETFSLCARKETLRMREDIGWEK; this comes from the coding sequence ATGATTATAGATAGATTGTGCGAAGAAGTGAAAAAATATGGGCCTGTATGTGTAGGGCTAGATACTAAAATAGAATATTTACCTGAGTATTTAAAGGATAAAGATATAAGTGACAGTGAGAAACTATTTGAATTTAATAGAAAAATCATAGATGATACTCTAGATACTTGTGCCTGCTATAAAGTGCAAATAGCCCACTACGAATCCTTAGGATTAGAAGGACTTAAGGCATATTCTGAAACTTTAAAGTATATAAAAGAAAATAATAAATTATCCATAGGAGATATAAAGAGGGGCGACATATTATCAACGGCTACCATGTATGCTAAAGCCCACTTTGAAGGAGAATTTGAAGCAGATTTCATAACTGTAAATCCATACATGGGTGAAGATGCCATATCTCCTTACTATGAATATATAAAGTCAAAGGAAAAGGGACTGTTCGTTCTTATGAAAACTTCTAATCCTTCATCCTCTGATTTTCAAGATTTAGAAGTTAAAGATGAGAAACTATATATGGAAGTTGCTAAGAAAATAGAATCTTGGGGAGAAGAATTTGTGGGACAGAGTGGATATAGTTCCATAGGAGGAGTAGTAGGTCTTACGGGAGCAGGAGAGTTAATAAACATAAAGAATGAACTAAAAAATTCTTTCTTCTTAATACCTGGTTATGGTGCACAAGGAGGAGATCCAAAAGTACTAAAGCAGCTTTTCAAAGATGGCATATGTGCAGTTATAAACTCATCAAGAAAGATCATAACAGCACATAAAAATGTGGATGAAACAGAGACTTTTAGCTTGTGTGCAAGAAAGGAAACATTGAGAATGAGGGAGGACATAGGATGGGAAAAATAA